The Mytilus galloprovincialis chromosome 2, xbMytGall1.hap1.1, whole genome shotgun sequence genome has a window encoding:
- the LOC143065477 gene encoding uncharacterized protein LOC143065477: MASDLMFWFFFAHFLTDLVEGYYCDSERCLENEYCCGDNICCVSYTVWELWYFWCGIIFFLVLLSMCLCLWKTRYRDSRIFIGTSQPIYSPLSSKQPSLANGERYRDDITEAEYYRTPPPTGVYGYNTTVPPTYDDVVNNYKEDHKK; encoded by the exons ATGGCGTCGGATCTGATGTTTTGGTTTTTCTTTGCACATTTTTTAACAGATTTG gTAGAAGGCTATTACTGTGACAGTGAAAGATGTTTGGAGAATGAGTATTGTTGTGGAGACAATATATGCTGTGTGTCATATACAGTTTGGGAACTGTGGTATTTCTG GTGTGGTATAATTTTCTTCCTTGTACTGCTGTCCATGTGTTTATGTTTATGGAAGACAAGATACAGAGACAGTCGAATCTTTATTGGTACTTCTCAACCTATATACAGTCCATTATCAAGCAAACAGCCATCCCTGGCAAAT GGTGAAAGATATAGAGATGATATTACAGAAGCAGAGTATTACAGAACCCCGCCCCCTACTGGTGTCTATGGATACAACACAACAGTCCCTCCCACTTATGATGATGTCGTCAACAATTACAAAGAAGATCACAAGAAATAG